One window from the genome of Pararhizobium gei encodes:
- a CDS encoding ABC transporter permease — MNFEAVKSIYFFEMARTRRTLLQSVVSPVISTSLYFIVFGAAIGSRIQEIEGVSYGAFITPGLIMLTLLTQCIGNGSFGIYFPKFTGTIYELLSSPVSMTEIVLGYVGAAATKGMMIGLIILATASLFVDLSIAHPFVMLLFFVLTAVTFSLFGFIIGIWAKDFEQLNLIPMLVVPPLVFLGGSFYSVNMLPPFWQAVSHFNPVLYLISGFRWSFFEIADVNPVVSFAIIVAFLALLMGLLTWIFRTGYRLRA, encoded by the coding sequence ATGAATTTCGAAGCGGTCAAGTCGATCTATTTCTTCGAGATGGCCCGCACGCGGCGCACGCTTCTGCAGAGCGTCGTCTCGCCGGTCATTTCCACCTCGCTCTATTTTATCGTCTTCGGCGCGGCGATCGGGTCGCGCATCCAGGAGATCGAAGGCGTGTCCTACGGCGCTTTCATCACCCCCGGGCTGATCATGCTGACGCTGTTGACGCAGTGCATCGGCAACGGCTCGTTCGGCATCTATTTTCCGAAATTTACCGGCACGATCTACGAGCTTCTGTCCTCGCCGGTGTCAATGACGGAGATCGTGCTCGGCTATGTCGGGGCGGCGGCGACCAAGGGCATGATGATCGGGCTGATCATCCTTGCGACGGCCTCGCTCTTCGTTGATTTGTCGATTGCCCATCCCTTCGTGATGCTGCTGTTCTTCGTGCTGACGGCGGTGACCTTCAGCCTGTTCGGCTTCATCATCGGCATCTGGGCGAAGGATTTCGAGCAGTTGAACCTCATCCCGATGCTGGTCGTTCCGCCGCTGGTGTTTCTCGGCGGCAGCTTTTACTCCGTCAACATGCTGCCGCCCTTCTGGCAGGCCGTCAGCCATTTCAATCCGGTGCTCTACCTGATCAGCGGCTTCCGATGGAGCTTCTTCGAGATCGCGGATGTCAACCCGGTCGTGAGTTTTGCCATCATCGTCGCTTTTCTGGCGCTGCTGATGGGGCTGCTGACGTGGATCTTCAGGACGGGTTACCGGTTAAGGGCGTAG
- a CDS encoding DMT family protein: MPFAINAAAVWPIVLLVFSNVFMTFAWYGHLKYTSSPLYMAIVASWGIAFFEYCLAVPANRIGHTVYSAAQLKTLQEVITLIVFAGFSVFWLKESLTWNHAIGFCLIAGGAAFVFKG; the protein is encoded by the coding sequence ATGCCTTTTGCCATCAACGCGGCTGCAGTCTGGCCGATCGTGCTTTTGGTTTTCTCCAATGTCTTCATGACTTTCGCCTGGTATGGACACCTGAAATACACGTCGTCACCGCTTTACATGGCCATCGTCGCCAGCTGGGGCATCGCGTTCTTCGAATATTGCCTTGCCGTACCGGCCAACCGCATCGGCCACACGGTTTATTCCGCTGCCCAGCTGAAGACCTTGCAGGAGGTGATTACCCTGATCGTGTTTGCCGGTTTCTCGGTGTTCTGGCTGAAGGAATCGCTGACCTGGAACCATGCGATCGGCTTCTGCCTGATCGCCGGCGGCGCGGCCTTCGTGTTCAAGGGGTAG
- a CDS encoding sulfite exporter TauE/SafE family protein, which translates to MPPISELLPFILTLAAAGVVAGVLAGLFGIGGGAILVPVFYQVFGLLGVDDSVRMQLALGTSLAIIVPTSMRSFLSHRKRGAVDMALLRSWVVAVPLGTLIASAIAAYVSGETLMTVFAVIALLMALRMFFNRDSWRIADDLPRNPVKWLAGVVIGILSGLMGIGGGVLNNIFMTSHGRTIHQAVATSSGLGVLISIPGLAGYIWAGWGDAGLPPFSTGFINWIAVVLIIPITLLTAPLGVRLAHAMSKRQLEVGFGLFLTLISLRFFYEILG; encoded by the coding sequence ATGCCTCCTATTTCCGAACTCCTGCCCTTTATTCTCACGCTTGCAGCAGCGGGCGTTGTCGCCGGCGTGCTGGCAGGTCTCTTCGGAATTGGCGGTGGGGCGATCCTGGTGCCGGTATTCTACCAGGTGTTCGGCCTGCTCGGGGTCGATGATTCGGTGCGCATGCAACTGGCGCTCGGAACCTCGCTTGCGATCATCGTACCGACCTCGATGCGCTCCTTCCTCTCGCATCGCAAGCGCGGTGCGGTTGATATGGCGCTGCTGCGCAGCTGGGTGGTGGCCGTGCCGCTCGGCACGCTGATCGCGTCCGCCATCGCCGCCTATGTCTCGGGCGAAACGCTGATGACGGTGTTTGCGGTGATCGCGCTTCTGATGGCGCTGCGCATGTTCTTCAACCGCGACAGCTGGCGGATCGCCGACGATCTGCCGCGCAATCCGGTGAAATGGCTGGCAGGCGTGGTCATCGGCATCCTATCGGGGCTGATGGGCATCGGCGGCGGCGTGCTCAACAATATCTTCATGACGAGCCATGGGCGCACGATCCACCAGGCCGTCGCGACGTCTTCCGGGCTCGGTGTGCTGATCTCCATCCCCGGACTGGCCGGTTACATCTGGGCGGGATGGGGCGATGCGGGTCTGCCGCCTTTTTCGACCGGGTTCATCAACTGGATCGCCGTGGTCCTGATCATTCCGATCACGCTCCTCACGGCACCGCTGGGCGTGCGGCTGGCCCATGCGATGAGCAAGCGTCAGCTGGAAGTCGGCTTCGGATTGTTTCTCACACTGATTTCCCTGCGCTTTTTCTACGAAATCCTTGGCTGA
- the ampC gene encoding class C beta-lactamase, with product MKNILSMSLFLAALPLAGAAYAEDSGAALAKVVEQAVVPLMKEHNIPGMAVAVTIDGERHFFNFGLASKESGQKVSEKTIFEIGSISKTFSATVAAYAQVQGKLSFDDKASQSMPSLKGSSFDRISLLELGTYTAGGLPLQFPDEVGNEKEMINYFSNWRLDFDPGTHRRYSNPSIGLFGHLAAQSLGKPMKELLQKEIFPAFGLSHTYVTVPKSEMSHYAYGYNKKNKPVRVTPGMLDIEAYGVKTTSADLIRFVEANIDSSELPDPIKRAVDLTQTGYYRVNGMTQGLGWEIYPYPADMDVLLAGNSQDMALKPHRVEKLEPPLPPQSDVLINKTGSTGGFGAYAAFVPAKRIGIVMLANTPYPNTERVRAAYSILRSLDESH from the coding sequence ATGAAGAACATTCTTTCGATGTCGCTTTTTCTTGCAGCCCTACCGCTTGCCGGCGCTGCCTATGCCGAAGACAGTGGTGCAGCACTCGCGAAGGTCGTGGAGCAGGCCGTCGTCCCACTGATGAAAGAGCACAACATTCCCGGCATGGCCGTGGCGGTGACGATTGACGGCGAGCGTCACTTTTTCAATTTTGGCCTTGCTTCCAAGGAGAGCGGTCAGAAGGTCAGCGAAAAGACGATCTTCGAGATCGGCTCGATCAGCAAGACTTTCAGCGCGACAGTCGCTGCCTACGCTCAGGTGCAAGGAAAACTGTCTTTCGACGACAAGGCCAGCCAGTCCATGCCATCCCTGAAGGGCAGCAGCTTCGACAGGATCAGCCTCCTGGAACTCGGAACCTATACGGCAGGCGGGCTGCCGTTGCAGTTTCCCGACGAAGTCGGCAATGAGAAAGAGATGATCAACTACTTCAGCAATTGGCGTCTGGATTTCGACCCCGGCACCCATCGGCGCTATTCGAACCCCAGCATTGGCCTCTTCGGGCATCTTGCGGCCCAGAGCCTCGGCAAGCCGATGAAGGAGCTGCTGCAGAAAGAGATCTTTCCGGCATTCGGTCTCAGCCACACCTATGTCACGGTGCCCAAAAGCGAGATGAGCCATTATGCCTATGGCTACAACAAGAAAAACAAGCCGGTACGGGTGACCCCCGGCATGCTCGACATCGAGGCCTATGGCGTCAAGACCACATCGGCTGACCTCATCCGGTTCGTGGAAGCCAATATCGACAGCAGCGAGCTGCCGGACCCCATTAAGCGCGCCGTTGATCTGACCCAGACCGGATATTACCGGGTGAACGGGATGACGCAGGGGCTGGGGTGGGAAATCTATCCCTATCCCGCCGATATGGACGTGCTTCTGGCCGGAAATTCACAGGATATGGCGCTGAAGCCGCATCGCGTGGAAAAGCTTGAGCCGCCGCTGCCGCCGCAAAGCGACGTGCTCATCAACAAAACGGGGTCAACGGGCGGTTTCGGCGCCTATGCGGCTTTCGTCCCGGCAAAGCGGATCGGCATCGTCATGCTGGCCAACACGCCCTACCCGAACACCGAGCGCGTTAGGGCGGCCTACAGCATCCTGAGGTCTTTGGACGAGAGCCACTGA
- a CDS encoding methyl-accepting chemotaxis protein produces the protein MKHLSISVRLYLLVALALATLAAAMTFGLFQQQDRLVTERKAMLEAMNENAITVFDAFYKQEQSGLLSQKDAQARSIEAISAMRYQDSGYFWINDMHPTMVMHPIKPALNGTDLTANKDPNGKHLFVAFVDEVKANGKGFVDYYWPKPGAEEPVLKYSHVAGFKPWGWVVGTGVYGDDLAAMFREGLIQVAVICGFAALLILLAAFSIVRSVVGPIERLKTAMRAIADENVSADIPETDRGDEIGQMAGVLEILRGSVKERIELRHRETAQQMQMDEERRINEHRTQSGAQAQAQAMAVVGVALEKLASGDLTAEIDHISPEYSKLQDDFNTAVAALRGVIQSISQSTEVVHDSAGDISEAANNLSRRTEQQAAALEETAAALDEITSTVRNSSERAAEARNMVTQTKGSAAKSGDIVSNAISAMSRIEGSSSRISQIIGVIDEIAFQTNLLALNAGVEAARAGEAGRGFAVVAQEVRELAQRSANAAKEIKELIRNSAKEVETGVTLVRSTGDALKEIEDLVNRVNDHVVSIATAAREQATALAEVNTAVNSMDQMTQQNAAMVEETTAASQTLAQESRELRSLLQTFQLTATNRQTGYSRAA, from the coding sequence ATGAAGCATCTCAGTATTTCGGTGCGCCTTTACTTGCTGGTGGCGCTGGCGCTTGCCACGCTGGCTGCCGCCATGACCTTCGGCCTGTTTCAGCAGCAGGACAGGCTGGTCACGGAGCGCAAGGCCATGCTGGAGGCCATGAACGAAAACGCAATTACGGTGTTCGACGCCTTCTACAAGCAGGAGCAGTCTGGCCTTCTCAGTCAGAAGGACGCGCAGGCCCGCTCGATCGAGGCGATCAGCGCGATGCGCTATCAGGACAGCGGCTATTTCTGGATCAACGACATGCATCCGACAATGGTCATGCATCCGATCAAGCCAGCGCTCAACGGCACGGACCTGACAGCCAACAAGGATCCGAACGGCAAGCATCTGTTCGTCGCCTTCGTCGACGAGGTGAAGGCCAATGGAAAAGGCTTCGTCGATTACTACTGGCCGAAGCCGGGCGCCGAGGAGCCGGTGCTGAAATATTCGCATGTGGCGGGCTTCAAGCCCTGGGGCTGGGTGGTCGGCACTGGCGTCTATGGCGATGACCTTGCCGCCATGTTCCGCGAGGGGCTGATCCAGGTTGCGGTCATCTGCGGTTTCGCGGCTCTTCTCATCCTGCTCGCCGCCTTCTCCATCGTGCGCAGTGTCGTGGGTCCGATCGAACGGTTGAAAACGGCCATGCGGGCAATCGCCGACGAAAATGTTTCGGCTGACATTCCCGAGACGGATCGTGGCGACGAAATCGGCCAGATGGCCGGTGTGCTGGAAATCCTGCGCGGCTCCGTCAAGGAGCGCATCGAGCTTCGCCACCGCGAGACCGCGCAGCAGATGCAGATGGACGAAGAGCGGCGCATCAACGAACATCGCACGCAATCCGGTGCGCAGGCGCAGGCACAAGCGATGGCGGTGGTCGGCGTGGCCCTGGAAAAACTGGCGAGCGGCGACCTGACGGCAGAGATCGATCACATCTCGCCCGAATATTCCAAGCTTCAGGACGACTTCAACACGGCGGTCGCCGCGCTGCGGGGCGTCATCCAGTCGATTTCCCAATCGACCGAGGTGGTGCATGACAGCGCCGGCGATATTTCGGAAGCAGCGAACAACCTTTCGCGCCGGACCGAACAGCAGGCGGCGGCGCTCGAGGAAACGGCGGCCGCGCTGGACGAGATCACCTCCACCGTGCGGAACTCGTCGGAGCGGGCTGCGGAAGCGCGCAACATGGTGACGCAAACCAAGGGCAGTGCCGCGAAATCCGGCGACATCGTCAGCAATGCGATCTCCGCGATGAGCCGGATCGAGGGCTCCTCCAGCCGGATCAGCCAGATCATCGGCGTCATCGACGAGATCGCCTTCCAGACCAATCTTCTGGCGCTGAATGCCGGCGTCGAGGCTGCACGCGCCGGGGAGGCCGGCCGTGGTTTCGCCGTCGTCGCCCAGGAAGTGCGCGAACTGGCCCAGCGATCGGCCAACGCCGCCAAGGAGATCAAGGAGCTGATCCGCAATTCGGCAAAGGAAGTCGAAACCGGCGTAACGCTGGTACGCTCGACCGGGGACGCGCTGAAGGAGATCGAGGATCTGGTCAACCGCGTCAACGACCACGTGGTTTCGATCGCCACTGCCGCACGCGAACAGGCGACAGCGCTTGCAGAAGTCAATACGGCCGTCAACAGCATGGACCAGATGACCCAGCAGAATGCCGCAATGGTGGAAGAGACGACAGCGGCAAGCCAGACACTGGCGCAGGAAAGCCGCGAATTGCGCAGCCTGCTTCAGACGTTCCAGCTGACTGCTACGAACCGGCAAACTGGATACAGCCGCGCCGCGTGA
- a CDS encoding extensin-like domain-containing protein yields the protein MAYGFPFTRQVLVLALSLPLAACSTDDLSPSARMEPTARVRAVAPVRQPVETAADTEMDTGPVEPVRQAEKRLPMIDSEPDTSFQTASVQPMAVPPEGVDMDAMLGVAPAASVTGLAEEQSREIAEGNVGQPVVGGIGGDTVQQLGTSRPAEVAVASADPGYDPDLPPLSPEKLAAEEARKVQALEQQQRVMLQKRKAEEERQVAFLPRADNPLSEPDFTGRMPADEAACRQRLKKLRVEFRDVPRISNGKACGIDHPIELSGLSGGIDVKPAVKLNCEVTEAFALWVKNELAPSARYRYLSGIKTIKPLGGYSCRTMNSRRGNPMSEHARGNAIDVGKFVLKSGKEIDVRKPGFFAFREKGLLKAVRSDSCKYFNTVLGPGSDPQHKDHFHFDLRDRKSGYRHCD from the coding sequence ATGGCGTATGGTTTCCCTTTCACGCGGCAGGTGCTGGTTCTTGCGCTGTCGCTGCCGCTTGCGGCCTGCTCGACGGACGATCTCAGCCCCTCGGCACGCATGGAGCCCACGGCGCGCGTCCGTGCCGTCGCGCCTGTGCGGCAACCGGTCGAGACAGCCGCTGATACAGAGATGGATACCGGACCTGTCGAGCCCGTTCGCCAGGCCGAAAAGCGGCTGCCGATGATCGACAGCGAGCCGGATACGTCCTTCCAGACGGCCAGCGTGCAGCCGATGGCGGTGCCGCCGGAGGGGGTGGATATGGACGCCATGCTGGGCGTCGCGCCGGCTGCTTCCGTGACGGGGCTCGCCGAGGAGCAGAGCCGGGAGATTGCTGAGGGCAATGTCGGCCAGCCCGTCGTCGGCGGCATCGGCGGTGACACGGTGCAGCAGCTTGGTACAAGCCGACCGGCAGAGGTTGCCGTGGCCAGCGCAGATCCGGGCTATGATCCCGACCTGCCACCGCTCAGCCCGGAAAAACTTGCCGCGGAGGAAGCGCGCAAGGTGCAGGCGCTGGAGCAGCAGCAGCGGGTGATGTTGCAGAAGAGAAAGGCGGAGGAAGAGCGGCAGGTGGCCTTTCTGCCGCGGGCAGACAATCCGTTGTCCGAGCCTGATTTTACCGGGCGGATGCCGGCCGACGAGGCGGCATGCCGGCAGCGGCTGAAAAAGCTGCGCGTCGAATTTCGCGATGTTCCAAGGATCTCCAACGGTAAGGCCTGCGGCATCGATCATCCGATCGAACTGTCCGGCCTCTCCGGCGGCATCGACGTGAAGCCAGCGGTCAAGCTGAACTGCGAGGTCACGGAAGCTTTTGCGCTCTGGGTCAAGAACGAACTCGCGCCCTCGGCCCGCTATCGCTATCTCTCCGGCATCAAGACCATCAAGCCGCTCGGCGGCTATTCCTGCCGGACGATGAATTCGCGGCGCGGCAATCCGATGTCGGAGCATGCGCGCGGCAATGCCATCGATGTCGGCAAGTTCGTGCTGAAGTCCGGCAAGGAGATCGACGTGCGCAAGCCCGGCTTCTTCGCCTTTCGCGAAAAGGGGCTGTTGAAGGCGGTGCGCAGCGACAGTTGCAAATATTTCAACACCGTTCTCGGCCCCGGTAGCGATCCTCAGCACAAGGACCATTTCCACTTCGATCTCAGAGACCGCAAGTCCGGCTACCGGCACTGCGATTGA
- a CDS encoding ABC transporter ATP-binding protein: protein MAPIVSVSNLVKTYASGFQALKGVSLDIEEGEILALLGPNGAGKTTLISIICGIVNPSGGTVLVGGHDVVKDFRQTRSLIGLVPQELTTDQFETVWNTVSFSRGLHGKKPNPAHIEKVLKDLSLYDKKDNMLRELSGGMKRRVLIAKALSHEPRVLFLDEPTAGVDVNLRKDMWQVVERLRETGVTIILTTHYIEEAEEIADRVGVINGGRILLIEQKSALMKKLGRKQLRVELQDPVTVIPETLSAYDLKIEDDGSFLIYDYDTAGERTGITTLLTALAEAGIRLKDISTRQSSLEDIFVELVGADA from the coding sequence ATGGCGCCCATTGTTTCCGTTTCCAACCTCGTGAAGACCTATGCGAGCGGTTTTCAGGCGCTGAAAGGCGTCAGTCTCGACATAGAAGAAGGCGAGATTCTTGCTTTGCTCGGCCCGAACGGGGCCGGCAAGACGACGCTGATCTCGATCATCTGCGGCATCGTCAATCCTTCCGGCGGAACCGTGCTTGTCGGCGGCCATGACGTCGTCAAGGATTTTCGCCAGACCCGGTCGCTGATTGGGCTGGTGCCGCAGGAACTGACGACCGACCAGTTCGAAACGGTCTGGAACACAGTCTCCTTCTCGCGAGGGCTGCACGGCAAGAAGCCGAACCCGGCACATATTGAGAAGGTGCTGAAGGACCTGTCGCTCTACGACAAGAAGGACAATATGCTGCGCGAGCTGTCCGGCGGCATGAAGCGGCGCGTCCTGATCGCCAAGGCGCTTTCCCACGAGCCGCGCGTTTTGTTCCTCGACGAACCGACGGCGGGCGTTGATGTCAACCTGCGCAAGGACATGTGGCAGGTTGTCGAGCGGCTCCGGGAAACCGGCGTGACCATCATCCTGACAACGCATTACATCGAAGAAGCCGAGGAGATCGCCGACCGCGTCGGCGTCATCAATGGCGGCCGGATCCTGCTGATCGAGCAGAAGAGCGCATTGATGAAGAAGCTCGGCCGAAAGCAGCTGCGCGTCGAGCTGCAGGATCCTGTTACCGTCATTCCCGAGACCCTGTCCGCCTATGATCTCAAGATCGAGGATGACGGATCTTTCCTCATTTACGACTACGACACGGCCGGCGAACGCACCGGCATCACCACGCTTTTGACGGCGCTGGCGGAAGCCGGGATCCGGCTCAAGGACATCTCGACGCGGCAAAGTTCGCTCGAGGATATTTTCGTGGAACTGGTGGGAGCCGACGCATGA
- a CDS encoding DNA helicase, with protein MKLSESVFRLKRKAKLLSRSESIRLHEALRRVAVEEGYTDWSLLVAKSRASSHAELFARLKPGDLVLVAARPGQGKTLLALKLALEAMRSGNRAAFFTLEYTERDIADRFQAIGADHAQYAGLFACDCSDDIHADYIIRVLASAPPRTLVVIDYLQLLDQKRRHPDLGEQVRALRTFSRDRDLIMVFISQIDRSYNPSLKPYPDLSDVRLPNPLDLRLFDKTCFLGNGEVRFQGAD; from the coding sequence ATGAAACTGTCTGAATCTGTTTTCCGCCTGAAGCGCAAGGCAAAGCTTCTGTCGCGCTCCGAAAGCATTCGGCTTCATGAAGCTTTGCGGCGTGTCGCCGTGGAGGAGGGATATACCGATTGGAGCCTGCTCGTGGCGAAGTCACGCGCCAGCTCGCATGCCGAGTTATTTGCTCGATTGAAACCCGGCGACCTCGTCCTGGTAGCCGCACGTCCGGGCCAAGGAAAGACACTGTTAGCCCTCAAACTGGCTCTGGAAGCGATGAGGTCCGGCAACCGGGCTGCCTTTTTCACACTGGAATATACCGAGCGGGATATCGCCGACCGCTTTCAGGCAATCGGCGCTGATCACGCTCAATATGCCGGATTGTTCGCTTGCGACTGCTCGGACGACATACATGCCGATTACATCATCCGGGTTCTCGCGTCTGCGCCACCCCGAACGCTGGTCGTCATAGACTATCTACAGTTGCTCGATCAAAAGCGCAGGCATCCAGATCTGGGGGAGCAAGTTCGTGCGCTTCGTACTTTCTCGCGCGATCGGGATCTGATTATGGTCTTCATTTCCCAGATTGATCGTTCTTACAATCCGTCTTTGAAGCCGTATCCCGATCTCAGCGATGTGCGGCTGCCGAACCCGCTCGATTTGCGGCTCTTCGACAAGACGTGTTTCCTCGGCAATGGTGAGGTTCGGTTTCAAGGCGCAGACTGA
- a CDS encoding LysR family transcriptional regulator: protein MDISQLPLNALRAFEASARHTSFTRAGLELRVTQTAISHQVKSLEEVLGVTLFKRLPRGLTLTDEGQALLPVLTDAFQRMSATLSQFEEGNFHEILTLGVVGTFAIGWLLPRLAAFKVLHPHVDLRLKTNNNRSDILIDGLDFFIRFGDGAWHGTEAIHLMEAPLSAVCAPAIAADLRSPADLASVELLRSYRLDEWSLWFRAAGMDPPGRRGWVFDSSLTLVEAAARGVGVALVPVAMFGHDLDAGRIVRPFAITALTGSYWLTRLKSRGETASMKAFRHWLLSELER from the coding sequence ATGGACATTTCCCAGCTACCGCTGAATGCGTTACGCGCCTTCGAAGCCTCCGCCCGCCATACCAGCTTCACCCGCGCCGGACTGGAACTGCGGGTGACGCAGACCGCGATCAGCCATCAGGTGAAATCGCTGGAGGAGGTGCTGGGCGTCACCCTGTTCAAGCGCCTGCCGCGCGGGCTGACGCTGACCGACGAAGGACAGGCGCTGCTGCCGGTGCTGACAGATGCCTTCCAACGGATGAGCGCGACGCTGAGCCAGTTCGAGGAGGGCAATTTCCACGAGATCCTCACCCTCGGGGTCGTCGGCACCTTTGCCATTGGCTGGCTCCTGCCCCGGCTTGCCGCCTTCAAGGTGCTGCACCCGCATGTCGACCTGCGCCTCAAGACCAACAACAATCGTTCCGACATCCTCATTGACGGCTTGGATTTCTTCATCCGATTCGGTGACGGCGCCTGGCATGGCACGGAGGCGATCCACCTGATGGAGGCACCGCTCTCGGCCGTCTGCGCACCCGCGATCGCCGCAGACCTTCGATCCCCGGCGGATCTCGCCAGTGTCGAACTCCTGCGTTCCTACCGGCTGGATGAGTGGTCGCTGTGGTTCCGGGCAGCCGGAATGGACCCGCCGGGCCGGCGTGGCTGGGTGTTCGATTCGTCCCTGACCCTTGTGGAGGCGGCGGCCCGCGGCGTCGGGGTGGCGCTGGTGCCCGTCGCCATGTTCGGCCACGATCTGGACGCCGGCCGGATCGTCCGGCCTTTCGCGATTACTGCGCTGACCGGAAGCTACTGGTTGACACGGCTGAAATCACGCGGCGAGACCGCCTCGATGAAGGCCTTCCGCCACTGGCTTCTTTCGGAACTGGAGCGGTAG
- a CDS encoding acyl-CoA thioesterase, whose amino-acid sequence MSRPNGDLTLRTLAMPADANAAGDIFGGWVMAQMDLSCGIRAAERARGRVVTAAVKEMAFEMPVKIGDTLCIYTDVVKVGRTSMTLKVEAWAQRYLSDRMDKVTDALFVMVALDENGKPKAVPPET is encoded by the coding sequence ATGTCCAGACCGAACGGCGACCTCACCTTGCGAACCCTTGCCATGCCGGCCGACGCCAATGCGGCCGGCGACATTTTCGGCGGTTGGGTCATGGCCCAGATGGACCTGTCCTGCGGCATCCGCGCCGCCGAACGCGCGAGGGGCCGTGTCGTCACCGCGGCGGTGAAGGAAATGGCTTTCGAAATGCCGGTGAAGATCGGCGACACGCTGTGCATCTATACCGACGTCGTCAAGGTCGGCCGCACCTCGATGACGCTGAAGGTCGAGGCCTGGGCGCAACGCTATCTCTCCGACCGCATGGACAAGGTCACCGACGCCTTGTTCGTCATGGTGGCCTTGGACGAGAATGGAAAACCGAAGGCGGTTCCTCCCGAGACGTGA